A genomic region of Streptomyces rimosus contains the following coding sequences:
- a CDS encoding Asp23/Gls24 family envelope stress response protein: MALGEHDDPTLPCGRTLSSVWAERDGDPGGDAGTAPLTGPHAEECPYCQEALDGLGVLDSYVREAREAAGEAGRDTEDQDTERFTARVMDLVRTELRPGRTLPLGEPEDDAWITEAAAAKVIRAAAEMLPDVQAGSCRVTLLAPRGPMKVALELVAGYAWPLPALADRVRERVRAAARDGVGLAVEHIDVRVVDLMESDTGDGPDTGERSTS, encoded by the coding sequence ATGGCGCTAGGCGAGCACGACGACCCGACCCTGCCGTGCGGCCGCACGCTGTCATCCGTGTGGGCGGAGCGGGATGGCGACCCGGGCGGGGACGCGGGCACGGCCCCGCTCACCGGCCCGCACGCCGAGGAGTGCCCGTACTGCCAGGAGGCCCTGGACGGACTCGGCGTGCTGGACAGCTACGTACGCGAGGCCCGGGAGGCTGCCGGAGAGGCCGGGCGCGACACCGAGGACCAGGACACCGAACGCTTCACGGCCCGGGTGATGGACCTGGTCAGGACCGAACTCCGCCCGGGGCGGACGCTGCCGCTGGGTGAGCCCGAGGACGACGCGTGGATCACCGAAGCCGCGGCCGCCAAGGTCATCCGCGCGGCGGCCGAGATGCTGCCGGACGTACAGGCGGGCAGCTGCCGTGTCACCCTGCTGGCGCCGCGGGGGCCCATGAAGGTGGCGCTGGAACTGGTCGCCGGGTACGCGTGGCCGCTGCCCGCCCTCGCCGACCGGGTACGCGAACGGGTCCGCGCGGCGGCGCGGGACGGCGTCGGCCTGGCCGTCGAGCACATCGACGTCAGGGTGGTCGACCTCATGGAGAGCGACACCGGCGACGGCCC
- a CDS encoding RNA polymerase sigma factor: protein MPEPSDALLAVRAGEGDEGAFEVLVRRHSAQLLRLATRLLGSRTDAEDAVQDAFVSAWRRIPEFRGDAAFATWMYRIVTNRCLNLLRTRKPLTQDLGSVPEPTAPEHASSPVRAAESTAAVEALTRAMDGLTPEQRACWVLRELHGLPYEEIADVVGISHQAVRGRVFRARRYLTEAMGAWR, encoded by the coding sequence GTGCCCGAACCCAGCGATGCCCTGCTGGCCGTACGTGCCGGGGAGGGGGACGAGGGGGCCTTCGAGGTGCTCGTACGCCGGCACAGCGCTCAGCTCCTGCGCCTGGCGACCCGGCTGCTCGGCAGCCGCACCGACGCGGAGGACGCCGTACAGGACGCCTTCGTGAGCGCCTGGCGCAGAATCCCGGAATTCCGCGGCGACGCCGCCTTCGCGACCTGGATGTACCGCATCGTCACCAACCGCTGCCTGAATCTGCTGCGGACCCGCAAACCCCTCACCCAGGACCTCGGCTCCGTCCCGGAGCCGACCGCGCCCGAGCACGCGTCGTCACCGGTGCGGGCGGCCGAGTCGACCGCCGCCGTCGAGGCGCTGACGCGGGCCATGGACGGGCTCACCCCGGAGCAGCGCGCCTGCTGGGTGCTGCGCGAACTGCACGGCCTGCCGTACGAGGAGATCGCCGACGTGGTGGGCATCAGCCACCAGGCGGTCCGTGGCAGGGTCTTCCGAGCACGCCGCTATCTGACGGAGGCGATGGGCGCATGGCGCTAG
- a CDS encoding YihY/virulence factor BrkB family protein translates to MSGSGNGRGPQRALLTTGAGRTRARSAALPSWPRIRTAARRTPVSIWNDDVSDWAASLTYYSVLALLPSVIVTISLIGIAAPEATEELINHVSSLAPAGSGATVRRALVTMAHQRTAAWMLVGGGTVSALWSSCSYLAVFRRALHAMHRVRDDRPPWHKAPRILATALLLMALLISSAGALVVSGPLAHAAARGLGLGEGSGAVWDLLQWPLLLLLAIVLVMVLFRTGPSRTRGRRAVPGGVVAVLLWLVSSAGFTFYASYVGTFNRLYGSLAGPVVFLIWLWFSHLSLLSGAQFNAELARMENADSAPEDKTGKAADG, encoded by the coding sequence ATGAGCGGGAGCGGTAACGGCCGCGGGCCGCAGCGGGCGCTGCTGACCACCGGAGCCGGCCGTACGCGCGCGCGGAGCGCGGCGCTGCCGAGCTGGCCCCGGATCCGGACCGCGGCCCGCCGTACCCCGGTCTCGATCTGGAACGACGACGTGTCCGACTGGGCGGCCAGCCTGACGTACTACTCGGTGCTGGCCCTGCTGCCGTCCGTGATCGTCACCATCTCGCTGATCGGCATCGCCGCTCCGGAGGCCACCGAGGAGCTGATCAACCACGTCAGTTCGCTCGCCCCGGCCGGGTCCGGCGCGACCGTCCGCCGGGCGCTGGTGACCATGGCCCACCAGCGGACCGCCGCGTGGATGCTGGTGGGCGGCGGGACCGTGAGCGCCCTGTGGTCCTCGTGCAGCTATCTGGCGGTGTTCCGGCGGGCCCTGCACGCCATGCACCGGGTGCGCGACGACCGGCCGCCGTGGCACAAGGCGCCGCGCATCCTGGCGACGGCGCTGCTGCTGATGGCGCTGCTGATCAGCAGCGCCGGGGCCCTGGTGGTCAGCGGCCCGCTGGCGCACGCGGCCGCGCGGGGGCTGGGCCTGGGCGAAGGCAGCGGGGCGGTGTGGGACCTGTTGCAGTGGCCGCTGCTGTTGCTGCTGGCGATCGTGCTGGTGATGGTGCTCTTCCGTACGGGCCCCTCCCGCACGCGCGGGCGGCGGGCGGTGCCCGGCGGGGTGGTCGCGGTGCTGCTGTGGCTGGTGTCCTCGGCGGGGTTCACGTTCTACGCGTCGTACGTGGGCACCTTCAACCGCCTCTACGGGTCGCTCGCCGGGCCCGTGGTCTTCCTGATATGGCTGTGGTTCTCCCACCTGTCCCTGCTGAGCGGCGCCCAGTTCAACGCCGAGCTGGCCCGTATGGAGAACGCGGACAGCGCCCCGGAGGACAAAACCGGCAAGGCCGCGGACGGCTGA
- a CDS encoding 4a-hydroxytetrahydrobiopterin dehydratase has protein sequence MDASVDPLTDKEIEDRLAELPGWSVADGRLTRTYSFERHLPAAAMVVHVAQIQEELGHHSQLTLGYNTLTLAVNTHSAGNAITGLDFTLARRVEEIATGHGAS, from the coding sequence ATGGACGCATCGGTGGACCCGCTGACGGACAAGGAGATCGAGGACCGCCTCGCGGAGCTGCCCGGCTGGTCGGTGGCGGACGGCAGGCTGACCCGCACGTACAGCTTCGAACGGCACCTGCCGGCCGCCGCGATGGTGGTGCACGTCGCCCAGATCCAGGAGGAGCTGGGCCACCACTCCCAGCTGACCCTCGGCTACAACACCCTCACCCTCGCCGTGAACACCCACAGCGCCGGCAACGCGATCACCGGACTCGACTTCACACTGGCGCGGCGGGTCGAGGAGATCGCCACCGGCCACGGGGCGAGCTGA
- a CDS encoding hydroxysqualene dehydroxylase, whose product MEHQCTDGKGSPRRAFLGRAAAVGGALALGAGGTAVAAPAPAGARRRRAGRTVAVLGGGVAGLTAAHELAERGFQVTVYERKPGGLGGKARSMDVPGSARGGRKPLPGEHGFRFIPGIYHNLPDTLRRIPFPGNANGCHDNLVASTEVMFARTGGREDIRLPFSMIGTPPPVLTPDAFLRMLTGLLQTATHLPAHEIAYFANRLLVFLTSCDRRRLEVWEHTPWWRFVRAASMSPDYQRLLAIGLTRNIVATKAEIASTRTVATCAEAFVFNVLGRGADGQPDRVLNLPTNEAWIDPWVAHLRSLGVAFRVGWSVRDLRLAGGRIAEAVVTDPQGARQSVVADHFVQAMPVEHARRTWNVAVRAADPQLARCDKLATDWMTGIQFYLTEPTPIIHGHINHIDSPWSLTSVGQAQYWKSRDVPADYGDGTVADCLSVDISEWDKPGILYGKTAKQCTREEIAQEVWAQMKGGLNDTGEHVLLDAKLHSWFLDPAVGGLGTPHPTNDEQLLIHPTGTWFNRPASRTAIPNLFLAGDYVAVDIDLATMEGANASARQAVNALLDASGSGAGRCTVTPLYRAPEFAALKRHDETRYRLGLPNAFDLG is encoded by the coding sequence ATGGAGCACCAGTGCACAGACGGTAAGGGGAGTCCGCGGCGAGCGTTCCTCGGCCGGGCCGCCGCGGTGGGCGGCGCGCTCGCCCTGGGGGCCGGGGGGACGGCCGTCGCCGCGCCCGCGCCGGCCGGGGCCCGTCGCCGCAGGGCGGGCCGGACCGTGGCCGTGCTCGGCGGCGGTGTGGCCGGGCTGACCGCCGCCCACGAACTGGCCGAACGCGGCTTCCAGGTCACCGTCTACGAGCGCAAGCCGGGCGGGCTGGGCGGCAAGGCCCGCAGCATGGACGTACCGGGCAGCGCGCGCGGCGGGCGCAAGCCGCTGCCCGGCGAGCACGGCTTCCGTTTCATTCCGGGCATCTACCACAACCTGCCGGACACCCTGCGCCGCATCCCGTTCCCCGGCAACGCCAACGGCTGCCACGACAACCTCGTCGCCTCCACCGAGGTGATGTTCGCCCGTACCGGCGGCCGGGAGGACATCCGCCTCCCGTTCTCCATGATCGGCACTCCCCCGCCCGTCCTGACCCCCGACGCGTTCCTGCGCATGCTGACCGGGCTGTTGCAGACCGCCACGCATCTGCCCGCCCACGAGATCGCGTACTTCGCCAACCGGCTGCTGGTGTTCCTGACCAGCTGCGACCGGCGCCGGCTGGAGGTGTGGGAGCACACGCCGTGGTGGCGGTTCGTACGGGCCGCGTCGATGTCGCCGGACTACCAGCGGCTGCTGGCCATCGGCCTGACCCGCAACATCGTGGCGACCAAGGCGGAGATCGCGTCCACCCGGACCGTGGCGACCTGCGCCGAGGCGTTCGTCTTCAACGTGCTGGGCCGGGGCGCCGACGGGCAGCCCGACCGGGTGCTGAACCTGCCCACCAACGAGGCGTGGATCGACCCGTGGGTGGCGCATCTGCGGTCGCTGGGCGTGGCGTTCCGCGTCGGGTGGTCCGTACGGGATCTGCGGCTCGCGGGCGGCCGGATCGCGGAGGCGGTCGTCACCGACCCGCAGGGGGCGCGGCAGTCGGTCGTCGCCGACCACTTCGTCCAGGCGATGCCGGTCGAGCACGCCCGCAGGACCTGGAACGTCGCCGTCCGCGCAGCCGATCCCCAGCTGGCGCGCTGCGACAAGCTGGCGACCGACTGGATGACGGGCATCCAGTTCTACCTGACCGAGCCGACGCCCATCATCCACGGGCACATCAACCACATCGACTCGCCGTGGTCGCTGACCTCGGTCGGTCAGGCGCAGTACTGGAAGAGCCGCGATGTCCCGGCCGACTACGGGGACGGGACGGTCGCCGACTGCCTGTCCGTGGACATCTCGGAGTGGGACAAGCCGGGCATCCTGTACGGGAAGACGGCCAAGCAGTGCACCCGCGAGGAGATCGCGCAGGAAGTCTGGGCGCAGATGAAGGGCGGCCTCAACGACACCGGTGAGCATGTGCTGCTCGACGCGAAGCTGCACTCCTGGTTCCTGGACCCGGCCGTCGGCGGGCTCGGCACCCCGCACCCCACCAACGACGAGCAGCTGCTCATCCACCCCACCGGCACCTGGTTCAACCGGCCCGCGTCCCGTACGGCGATTCCCAACCTCTTCCTCGCCGGTGACTACGTGGCCGTCGACATCGACCTGGCGACCATGGAGGGCGCCAACGCGTCCGCCCGCCAGGCCGTGAACGCGCTGCTGGACGCGTCCGGTTCCGGCGCCGGGCGGTGCACGGTCACGCCCCTGTACCGCGCCCCGGAGTTCGCGGCGCTGAAGCGGCACGACGAGACCCGCTACCGGCTCGGGCTGCCCAACGCGTTCGACCTGGGGTGA
- a CDS encoding RNA polymerase sigma factor, with protein MTAGRTTAGTAEAVETVFRIESARIIAGVTRVVRDVGIAEEIAQDALVAALERWPESGVPDNPGAWLMATAKHRAIDLVRRKETYARKLAEVGRTLEDAPPPPEPAGPEDIDDDLLRLIFTACHPVLAAPARIALTLRLLGGLTTSEIARAFLVPEATVAQRIVRARRALAKAQVPFEVPYGSDRADRLSSVLEVIYLVFNEGYSATAGDDLVRPALCEDALRLARVLANLMPGEPEVHGLAALLEFQASRIPARTGPDGEPVLLADQNRARWNRMLIRRGVDALHRAGRGPYSLQAAIAACHAMAARYEDTDWAAIAALYDQLLALCPSPVVELNRAVAVSMSEGPAAALKLVDALTGEPALKSYHLLPSVRGELLDRLGRAAEAREEFERAAALAHNVRERELLLGKAARAGSG; from the coding sequence GTGACGGCAGGACGTACGACGGCAGGCACGGCCGAAGCGGTCGAGACGGTGTTCAGGATCGAGTCCGCGCGGATCATCGCCGGTGTCACCCGCGTCGTGCGGGACGTGGGCATCGCCGAGGAGATCGCGCAGGACGCCCTGGTCGCCGCGCTGGAGCGGTGGCCGGAGTCGGGCGTGCCGGACAACCCGGGCGCCTGGCTCATGGCCACCGCCAAGCACCGCGCCATCGACCTCGTACGCCGCAAGGAGACCTACGCGCGCAAACTGGCCGAGGTCGGGCGGACGTTGGAGGACGCGCCGCCACCGCCCGAACCGGCGGGCCCGGAGGACATCGACGACGACCTGCTGCGGCTGATCTTCACGGCCTGCCACCCCGTGCTGGCCGCACCCGCCCGTATCGCGCTCACCCTGCGGCTGCTGGGCGGGCTGACCACCTCGGAGATCGCCCGCGCATTCCTGGTGCCGGAGGCGACTGTTGCGCAGCGGATCGTCCGCGCCAGGCGGGCGCTCGCCAAGGCTCAGGTCCCCTTCGAGGTCCCGTACGGCAGCGACCGGGCGGACCGCCTCTCCTCCGTCCTGGAGGTCATCTACCTCGTCTTCAACGAGGGGTACTCCGCGACGGCCGGCGACGACCTGGTGCGCCCGGCCCTGTGCGAGGACGCGCTGCGCCTGGCCCGAGTCCTGGCGAACCTGATGCCCGGCGAGCCCGAAGTGCACGGCCTCGCCGCGCTGCTGGAGTTCCAGGCGTCGCGCATCCCCGCCCGTACGGGGCCGGACGGCGAGCCGGTGTTGCTCGCCGACCAGAACCGCGCCAGGTGGAACCGCATGCTCATCCGCCGGGGCGTGGACGCCCTGCACCGCGCGGGCCGCGGCCCGTACTCCCTCCAGGCCGCGATCGCCGCGTGCCACGCCATGGCCGCCCGTTACGAGGACACCGACTGGGCCGCCATCGCCGCCCTCTACGACCAGTTGCTGGCCCTGTGCCCCTCCCCGGTGGTGGAGCTGAACCGGGCGGTCGCCGTCTCGATGTCCGAAGGCCCCGCCGCCGCCCTGAAACTGGTGGACGCGCTCACCGGCGAACCCGCCCTGAAGAGCTACCACTTGCTGCCGAGCGTCCGCGGCGAGCTGCTGGACCGCCTGGGGCGGGCCGCCGAGGCGCGCGAGGAGTTCGAGCGGGCAGCGGCCCTGGCACACAACGTACGCGAGCGGGAACTGCTCCTGGGGAAGGCGGCCCGCGCCGGCTCCGGGTAG
- a CDS encoding YciI family protein, with product MPRFLTLIRIDEKNVPEGGPSPELQKRMGELLEEITKAGVMLDNGGLAATSEGTRVTWSGGKLSSTDGPFTETKEVVGGYSIVQAKDKAEALEWASRFLRVHEDHWTVTAEVREIIEGC from the coding sequence ATGCCGCGCTTCCTGACGCTGATCCGTATCGACGAGAAGAACGTCCCCGAGGGCGGCCCCAGCCCCGAACTCCAGAAGCGGATGGGCGAGCTGCTGGAGGAGATCACCAAGGCCGGGGTCATGCTGGACAACGGCGGGCTCGCCGCCACCTCCGAGGGCACCCGGGTCACCTGGTCCGGCGGGAAGCTCAGCTCGACCGACGGGCCCTTCACCGAGACCAAGGAGGTCGTCGGCGGCTACTCCATCGTCCAGGCCAAGGACAAGGCCGAGGCGCTGGAGTGGGCCAGCCGGTTCCTGCGGGTCCACGAGGACCACTGGACCGTCACCGCCGAGGTGCGGGAGATCATCGAGGGCTGCTGA
- a CDS encoding helix-turn-helix domain-containing protein, translated as MTTAVVSPKTASEAAGVGALLREWRLRRRVSQLDLALRADSSARHISFVETGRSRPSREMVLRLAEHLDVPVRDRNVLLVAAGYAPGFPETPLNDPSMDALRGGVERLLAVYEPFPALVVDGTYHVVAANRGIQALIAGVGAELLEPPLNAMRITLHPAGLAPRIRNFLEWREHLLTQMQRQLAVVRSAPLRALFEEVSGYPLPAGGRETAADGGHAPYALPMVIEHDGRVLSFISTIATFNTPMDVTVSELALETFLPADQETADHLRTWLP; from the coding sequence ATGACGACTGCTGTGGTCTCTCCGAAGACGGCGTCCGAGGCGGCGGGTGTGGGCGCTCTGCTGCGCGAGTGGCGGCTGCGGCGCCGGGTCAGCCAGCTCGATCTGGCCCTGCGCGCCGACTCCTCCGCCCGGCACATCAGCTTCGTCGAGACCGGCCGCTCCCGGCCCAGCCGGGAGATGGTGCTGCGCCTGGCCGAGCACCTGGACGTACCCGTACGGGACCGCAACGTCCTGCTGGTCGCCGCCGGTTACGCGCCCGGCTTCCCCGAGACACCGCTGAACGACCCGTCGATGGACGCGCTGCGCGGCGGCGTGGAACGGCTGCTGGCCGTCTACGAGCCGTTCCCGGCGCTGGTCGTGGACGGTACGTACCACGTCGTCGCCGCGAACCGCGGCATCCAGGCGCTGATCGCGGGCGTCGGGGCGGAGCTGCTGGAGCCGCCGCTGAACGCCATGCGCATCACCCTGCACCCGGCCGGCCTCGCTCCCCGTATCCGCAACTTCCTGGAGTGGCGGGAGCACCTGCTCACGCAGATGCAGCGGCAGTTGGCCGTGGTGCGCTCGGCGCCGCTGCGCGCGCTGTTCGAGGAGGTGAGCGGCTATCCGCTGCCCGCGGGCGGCCGGGAGACCGCCGCGGACGGCGGCCACGCGCCGTACGCCCTGCCGATGGTGATCGAACACGACGGCCGGGTGCTGTCGTTCATCTCCACCATCGCCACCTTCAACACCCCGATGGACGTGACCGTCTCCGAACTCGCCCTGGAGACCTTCCTTCCGGCGGATCAGGAGACGGCCGACCATCTGCGGACGTGGCTGCCGTAG
- a CDS encoding nuclear transport factor 2 family protein yields MAQTKTRQTGTERYADAVARYLAAWNASGDGAAGAVAAAFTEDATYTDPFSDVAGHEQLAAVIAATHAQFPGFVFRPLGEPDGHHDLVRFGWELVAPDGSAPVAGFDVATLAADGRIRSVSGFLDRVPTA; encoded by the coding sequence ATGGCACAGACCAAGACGCGGCAGACCGGCACGGAGCGCTACGCGGACGCGGTCGCGCGGTACCTCGCGGCATGGAACGCGAGCGGGGACGGTGCGGCCGGGGCCGTCGCCGCGGCGTTCACCGAGGACGCCACGTACACCGACCCGTTCTCCGACGTCGCCGGGCACGAGCAGCTCGCCGCCGTCATCGCCGCGACCCACGCGCAGTTCCCCGGCTTCGTGTTCCGGCCGCTGGGCGAGCCGGACGGGCACCACGACCTGGTCCGGTTCGGCTGGGAGCTGGTGGCGCCGGACGGCTCGGCCCCGGTCGCCGGGTTCGATGTCGCGACGCTCGCCGCGGACGGCCGGATCCGCTCCGTATCCGGCTTCCTGGACCGCGTACCCACCGCCTGA
- a CDS encoding class I SAM-dependent methyltransferase, which yields MERQHTDPADFYTGIVAESYAPLKTFSYDPEIYAAFVREAGGPALELGCGDGDPLLALRRDGLDVEGVDSSADMLERCRRRADAAGVSVTVHHQRMEALSLPRRFRAVFLAGPTFNLLPDDAAAAAALHGIRRHLTDGGSALIPLHVPSPTPAGKVGRVRTAVADDGAEMRFSIVSEERDETARTQTAVLRYERHGAGEPTVVERPWLLHWYPRPVFEELAAAAGLATVSVTDADGRAAADDATDMVFRLRAA from the coding sequence TTGGAGCGGCAGCACACGGATCCGGCGGATTTCTACACCGGTATCGTCGCGGAGTCCTACGCCCCGTTGAAGACCTTCTCCTACGATCCGGAGATCTACGCGGCCTTCGTACGTGAGGCGGGCGGCCCGGCGCTGGAACTGGGCTGCGGAGACGGTGACCCGCTGCTCGCCCTGCGCCGGGACGGTCTGGACGTCGAAGGCGTCGACTCCTCCGCGGACATGCTGGAGCGCTGCCGTCGCCGGGCCGACGCTGCGGGCGTCTCCGTCACCGTCCACCACCAGCGGATGGAAGCGCTCAGCCTGCCGCGCCGGTTCCGGGCGGTCTTTCTGGCCGGGCCGACCTTCAACCTGCTGCCGGACGACGCGGCCGCGGCCGCCGCGCTCCACGGCATCCGCCGCCATCTGACCGACGGCGGTTCCGCGCTGATCCCGCTGCACGTCCCCTCCCCCACCCCCGCCGGGAAGGTGGGCCGGGTCCGCACGGCCGTCGCCGACGACGGCGCCGAGATGCGCTTCTCCATCGTCTCCGAGGAGCGCGACGAGACCGCGCGGACCCAGACCGCCGTGCTGCGCTACGAGCGGCACGGCGCCGGTGAGCCCACGGTCGTGGAGCGTCCGTGGCTGCTGCACTGGTACCCCCGCCCGGTGTTCGAGGAGCTGGCCGCGGCGGCCGGGCTGGCCACGGTGTCGGTCACGGACGCGGACGGCCGCGCCGCCGCGGACGACGCGACGGACATGGTCTTCCGGCTGCGGGCCGCATGA
- a CDS encoding FAD-dependent monooxygenase — protein sequence MRIRETTGERPLPRRVPVLVAGGGPVGLVTAMFLARWGVPALVVDKRDPLTGPPRAMSSIRTLELLRSAGLGDAVERTGWYGAEPFQAVFKDSALGTVRQRVAPPEPYVRWLRACSPVDSRLVLNHLQVQRLALDELLRRGGDARSGLGVTALEQGADGVRVRLADSGSGEEYDIAADYVIGADGAHSTVRRLLGITMPDREVVARLHTAFYRAVLPAGADGRRDLICFIRTADLYATVFSMNGRDQWVSHLMDYPDRPDDTDGIAPLPADRALALLRTAICDPDLPIDLVTVNAWEAAVGAASSFRDGRVFLAGDSAHVQSSAGGLGMNTGIQDGHNLAWKLAAVLRGQAGERLLDTYEPERRAAVRASLALSRGMHLGYRTLGGADPNELYARAARDYVRAMMRYAYPSGAIVPPDGDSGPAPGTLSDHVHPGHRLPHRTLEHPGHPEHANDGRTSTHDLVAADWALMAGPQGEPWLPAATEAAAAFGITLTAHRVPAGTLPGLAPEGAVLVRPDHFVAWRADALPADPDTAVKRTLAALLGR from the coding sequence GTGCGCATACGGGAAACGACGGGGGAGCGGCCGCTCCCCCGCAGGGTGCCGGTGCTGGTGGCCGGGGGCGGCCCGGTCGGCCTGGTCACCGCGATGTTCCTGGCACGGTGGGGCGTGCCCGCGCTCGTCGTCGACAAGCGGGACCCGCTCACCGGCCCGCCCAGGGCGATGAGCAGCATCCGCACGCTGGAACTGCTCCGGTCGGCGGGCCTCGGGGACGCCGTCGAACGGACGGGCTGGTACGGGGCCGAGCCCTTCCAGGCGGTGTTCAAGGACAGCGCGCTGGGCACCGTACGGCAGCGGGTGGCGCCGCCCGAGCCGTATGTCCGCTGGCTGCGGGCCTGCAGCCCGGTCGACAGCCGGCTGGTGCTCAACCATCTCCAGGTGCAGCGGCTGGCGCTGGACGAACTGCTGCGGCGCGGCGGTGACGCGCGGTCCGGCCTCGGCGTGACCGCCCTCGAACAGGGCGCGGACGGCGTACGGGTGCGGCTCGCCGACAGCGGCAGCGGCGAGGAGTACGACATCGCCGCGGACTACGTGATCGGCGCCGACGGCGCGCACAGCACCGTACGCCGCCTGCTCGGCATCACCATGCCCGACCGCGAGGTGGTCGCCCGGCTGCACACCGCCTTCTACCGCGCCGTCCTCCCGGCCGGGGCGGACGGCCGGCGCGACCTCATATGCTTCATACGCACCGCGGACCTCTACGCGACGGTCTTCTCCATGAACGGCCGCGACCAGTGGGTTTCCCACCTCATGGACTACCCGGACCGCCCCGACGACACGGACGGCATCGCGCCCCTGCCCGCCGACCGCGCCCTGGCCCTGCTGCGGACCGCCATCTGCGACCCGGACCTGCCCATCGACCTGGTGACGGTGAACGCCTGGGAAGCGGCCGTCGGCGCGGCCTCGTCCTTCCGGGACGGCCGGGTCTTCCTCGCCGGGGACTCCGCGCACGTACAGAGTTCGGCCGGCGGCCTCGGGATGAACACCGGTATCCAGGACGGCCACAACCTCGCCTGGAAACTCGCCGCGGTCCTGCGCGGACAGGCCGGGGAACGGCTGCTGGACACGTACGAGCCGGAGCGTCGCGCCGCGGTACGGGCCTCCCTCGCCCTCTCCCGCGGCATGCACCTGGGGTACCGGACCCTCGGCGGGGCCGACCCGAACGAGCTGTACGCGCGGGCGGCGCGGGACTACGTACGGGCGATGATGCGCTACGCGTACCCGTCCGGGGCTATCGTCCCGCCCGACGGCGACTCCGGGCCCGCCCCGGGCACCCTCTCCGACCACGTACACCCGGGCCACCGGCTCCCGCACCGCACGCTGGAGCACCCGGGCCACCCGGAGCACGCCAACGACGGCCGGACCTCCACCCACGACCTCGTCGCCGCGGACTGGGCCCTGATGGCCGGGCCGCAGGGTGAGCCCTGGCTCCCCGCCGCCACGGAGGCGGCCGCCGCCTTCGGCATCACCCTGACCGCACACCGGGTCCCGGCCGGCACCCTGCCGGGGCTCGCCCCCGAAGGCGCCGTACTCGTCCGCCCCGACCACTTCGTGGCCTGGCGCGCGGACGCTCTCCCGGCCGATCCGGACACTGCCGTCAAGCGGACGCTGGCGGCGCTGCTCGGCCGGTGA
- a CDS encoding helix-turn-helix domain-containing protein, whose product MLPGDEDDQLYPISEVARCFGLSVATLRYYDQLGLLPPAGRRGNVRHYGRRELRRLALIQHLHHGGMLSLADTAAALGERGPDGVLRPPGRAVLTGTIQRIEARMADLQAAQRRLAHLLTCPKNDPVRECTHLRAELDRNVTEALGR is encoded by the coding sequence GTGCTGCCCGGCGACGAGGACGACCAGCTGTATCCGATCAGCGAAGTGGCCCGCTGCTTCGGCCTGTCGGTGGCCACGCTGCGGTACTACGACCAGCTGGGGCTGCTGCCGCCCGCCGGACGCCGCGGGAACGTACGGCACTACGGCCGGCGCGAACTGCGGCGGCTCGCGCTGATCCAGCACCTCCACCACGGCGGCATGCTGAGCCTCGCGGACACCGCCGCCGCGCTCGGCGAGCGCGGCCCGGACGGGGTGCTGCGCCCGCCGGGGCGGGCGGTGCTGACCGGCACCATCCAGCGGATCGAAGCGCGCATGGCGGACCTCCAGGCCGCCCAGCGGCGCCTCGCCCACCTGCTGACCTGCCCGAAGAACGATCCGGTACGGGAGTGCACCCACCTGCGCGCGGAACTGGACCGGAATGTGACGGAGGCGCTGGGGCGGTGA
- a CDS encoding TetR/AcrR family transcriptional regulator: MARTKAFDPDAALQAALELFWRRGYEATSMADLVDHLGIARASIYATFGSKHDLYLKALERYSRLSDPGLIEELSQPGPALPAVRALVHRFAEEAACDDLGRGCFVTNTAAELAAHDRHAARQVEASWTVLETALTSALTRARAQGELPADRDPRALARMLLVLMQGLRLMGKSGQEPGRLRDAAEQALALLD; encoded by the coding sequence ATGGCACGGACCAAGGCATTCGATCCGGACGCCGCCCTCCAGGCAGCCCTCGAACTGTTCTGGCGGCGCGGCTACGAAGCGACCTCGATGGCCGACCTCGTCGACCATCTCGGCATCGCCCGCGCCAGCATCTACGCGACCTTCGGCAGCAAGCACGACCTCTACCTCAAGGCCCTGGAGCGCTACAGCCGGCTCTCGGACCCGGGACTCATCGAGGAACTGTCACAGCCGGGGCCCGCCCTGCCCGCCGTACGGGCGCTGGTACACCGGTTCGCGGAGGAGGCCGCCTGCGACGACCTGGGGCGCGGCTGCTTCGTGACGAACACGGCCGCGGAGCTGGCCGCGCACGACCGGCACGCCGCCCGGCAGGTCGAGGCGAGCTGGACCGTACTGGAAACGGCGCTGACCTCGGCGCTGACGCGGGCACGGGCCCAGGGCGAGCTGCCCGCCGACCGCGACCCGCGGGCGCTGGCCCGGATGCTGCTCGTCCTGATGCAGGGGCTGCGCCTGATGGGCAAGTCGGGCCAGGAACCGGGGCGGCTCCGCGACGCGGCGGAACAGGCGCTGGCGCTGCTGGACTGA